Part of the Nicotiana tabacum cultivar K326 chromosome 20, ASM71507v2, whole genome shotgun sequence genome, GCAGACGCGCGACTTTCCATGTCATCAAGGTGTGCTTAATTGATACAGATTGAGCATAGACTAAATGTTCAGATGGTCGTAGATAGATTAAATGTTCAGATGGTCATAGGCTTAGTTTAGGTGGCTATATGAAATATTCGGACAAGTTCTGGGGGCTATCTATGTATTTGACCAACTAGATAACTACTCCTCCTGCCCCAACTTATGTGGCGGTGTTTGACCTGgaacggagtttaagaaaagacaGACTTTTGAAGCTTGTTGTCTAAAACAAGTCATAGACAAttatgtggctataaatcatctcattaaaggtaaaataaaaattgcaaaatttaggttaaattgtttctaaaaaAGGAAGTATGACATTCTTTTTTGGAACATATTTAAAAGTAAAGTAAGTCACATAAATTGGGAAAGAGGGAGTAGATTTTAATGCATCAATACAAAAGAGAGGAACATAAACAACTTGTTATCATAAATGAAACGAAAAACAATTATTCCTCTAAATTTTAAGAGAAATAAAAGAGCAATATCTAGCTATTAGAgttccaaattcgatgattctgaaaaatacataataaaagaAGGGAACCTTGTTTGTAACAGAACGTGTAAGTAGAGTGGGGCGTCTTCCAAGCTGAGAATGGGACTGATCTAAAACACGAAAGCATCCTGCACGCCTGATGTCCCAAAAGCGAATGGCACCATCGCATCCCCCTGTTACCAAAACCCACTCACTAGAAGCAGACCATTCGACTGACATTACTCCATCTGTCGTAACCCAAGAAAAAATTGCAACTAAGGGCTTCTGAAATAGTACTAGATATCATAAAACAGGTATCAAATCAAAGGGAATGCTTAAGCACGACGTAAAGAAAATATTAATGAGTGAGCTTAATCTGTTGATATGGAGGGGTTAAAATGGACAAGAAATGTGCCTTAGCAtctctacaacaacaacaacccagtataatcccacaagtagggtctggcCGTCTGGGCGTGCCTTAGCGTCTCTAGAGTGATATATTAAATATTGAGGAAATCCATGGATTATTAAAATTGCGCTTGGGGAGGAGAATTTAGAAATTAAGTATAAGAAAACTAGTCATTGCATTTTAATTAGAAACTTAGCACAATGCAGCAGCCTTCAACAAAACTAACATCGATTACACATCTCTCTTGTACTGCTGTGAGAATCATTCATTTACCAGTAAATTGTAATATAATATTGGTGACCCTCAGAGAAGCTAGGCAGATATTATACAGGGATCTGGGTTATTGCTAGGGGCGGGCGGGCGGCAAATGGGTGGGTTGGGCTGAATTTGGGCGGGTCAAGATGGGTTAAGTCAATAAATGGGTCATTGCCCAACCCATCCCAAAGTgtacttgggctaagatgggcTGGGTCAAGATAAGCTAAACAATGGGCCATAGCCCAACCCGCCCAACTTGACCCATGTTTTAGAACCATGCACATACCTGCATAAAAAAGCCTTTTAACTTAAAATGTgtaagttgaaaaatattttgcggGTGGAGGTGGttgtgggtggtgcagaaaaaccaaaaaaaaaaacagaaaattaaaaaaaaaaagtaaattttttttgaaGAGATGTGGTGcagaaaacccaaaaaaaaaaaatgaaaatacaaaaaaaaattgagggGGTTAGCGGGGGGAGGGGGTagtgcagaaaaacaaaaaaaaaaactgaaaactgaaaatacaaaaaaaataaaaataaaaagtaaaattggggCAACTAAGTAAATTTTTAGATAAGTTGGGTTGAGATCTCTTTGTTTTGGGTGAGTTTTATGGGTTGTATTTGGGCTGCTTAATGGGTCAGAATGGGCTATAACAAATAATGGGTTAATTTGGGCTCAGCCCAAATAGACCCATGAGCTAAAATGTTTGTAGCCCAACCATCTCTGGGCGGCTTGGGCGGAAttgggctcaaattgccaccCCTAGTTATTGCCTGGGTTTGTATAGTTGCGACAAAGTACTAGTTGGTTACACTCCAATATTCAAGCATGTATTATCTATAAATATATTTCTAATAAAATAGAATCAACATTGTCATCGTTTTCCTAAAGGCACTCATAAAAAAACATACCGCAACAGAATGCTAAGCATAATTGTCTGGCATTCTGTCCTGTGTCGGAGCGTTGCACTTGCCCTGATAGTTACACAAATAGCACAGGATGAAGGATGATTAGCTTTTGAATAAAAGATAATGTTGATTGTTCTTCTTGTTATTGCATCTACACTCTAGCTCCCAATTGCTTTATCATTTCCAGACATAGTAAAGAGGCCCCAtttatcatcaataaataaataaattcaaacACAATTATTACAGAAAAGACTTCAACTTCCATTCTTTAGCAGTAATTTAGTGTAAAGCTGGTTTAAGCTAATAAAAGAAAACCACATCACCCTAGCCTGTCTTGCGAGGTGGAAATGAGTATGGCACATTAAAGCTGGTTTAAAGctaataaaagaaaatcacaTCACCCTAGCCTGTCTTGCGAGGTGGAAATGGAGTATGGCACAGAGCTTCTATGTGGATGCACTAGGCCAGGAACTGTTAAATTGCTAAAGTGTTACCTTTATCACACAGAATGGCATGTGACTCTGCCTAAGAGCCGATAATGGAGACAGACTGTGATTGGTCTAAGCCTCAGTCTAAGCATTGATGAAAAAAGAGATGCTTTCCACTTGTCAAAAGTCAATCCCGTGTCTCCGTGCTCAAAGGAAGAGAACCTAGAATTTATTTTTTGGGGCAAGGAAAACTAGCAAAACCTCATGACATAGAGATTTCAGGAAAAGCTTCTCACTGGATAACACCTTGTTTCGAAGATGTAAAAGGTAAAGAATTGCAAAGGGAAATACTTTATTAATGCCTGAAATAGATATCGCCATACCACGATGGCCAGATAAAGTGTGAGCAAATGCACCCGAAGAAATATCACAGAGACGAACTTGAACATCTTCAGTTCCAGCAGCAATCAACATGTGTGAGGTTGCCACGGGAGACATGGCAGTCTTGTGCACTTTTCCAGGCATTTTGAAATTAACTGCCaccttaaaataaataaagaaattcaAATTTCGGCTAGAAATTTATTCAATAGAAGAAAAGAACAAGCTGAAAATCTGCACTTTGGTGGAGTATGATAGGATGATCAGAAAGCTATGATACCTGAGTAGTGTTAGTATCCCAAACATTAATGTAATGATCATATGAGCCCGTGATGAAAAGCCCAGTGTCAATTGGATACCAGATGGCTGTGGAAATGGCATACTTGTGCCCCTGTTCGTGTTGCTTGTCAACCACAACTATGGGCTTATGCTTTGCAATCAGACCACTTCCGTCATAATCAGTTGCACGTTGGACGTCATAAACAGCAACTGATGCATCCGAAGCAGAGGATAACAGATATCGCCCCTCTGTCAAATCAACCTGATTTTGTGATCACAATAAATGGACACAAAGATATTTTCAACAATAATGCAACTTCCATTCCACACATCTGAACCAGATAATCTTGCCAACGTTTACCTAATATAAATAAAGATGTAtgaagaaatttattttaaaaaaaaaaaaaaaagtcaaactaGCTTCATGTACTAGTCTAACAACTACAACCTTAATTTTCCTGATGGGTATGTAACCAAGTGCATAAACTGAATTTAATTTTCCTGATGGGTATGTAACCAAATGCATAAtctgaattttttgaaaaaagattaCTGTGTGCAATTGGGACCAAGATTACCAGGTCTTGTGTCCAGTTTTTTCCTAGTAAACACTTGTCAGAATTACCACTCCATAAGTGACTCACAGTTCATTTTTCCGATTCTATGAGGTAATCATTATTTCCACAAAGCACATATGTCTAACTTTCTGCATTTAGAAATTGTACATTTTTTCATCTCGCTTATCTTCAGTATAAGGTATGAAGATGCAATTGATACGATGCATGTAAATGCACGCAATAAGGCACTTAAAATATAAGGGAGTTGATGAAAAATAGAGATACTAGGAGATGGCAAGGCATCGAGTTCCATTATGCTTAATATTAGATTTTATGATTTTCTTCTAAAATATGTTTATACTTGGACCACTTCATCCTATTTGCTGTGATTTCTCCTTCGAGCCAAGATCAACCAACTACACCTCAATCCAAAAATATTTAGGGTCGATTATATAAATCGCCAATCTCCATTCCTCTCTCTTCAGTCTCATCTAGGCGTGTGCTCTTGTTGTCAAAATTTCTTCAGAACTAAAAGCCACTCACATATGAACTACATGGAGAGTAGCCATGGGTATGAAATTACGCTGATTGATTCGTCGTCATTTCAATATGCAATAAACGGCAGCCTGCTGCACTGAGCTCTAGTTATGCGTGAGTCTAGGAAAGGGTAGGGCCACATTGAGTCTATTGTGCGCagtcttaccttgcatttctgctaGAGACCGTTTCCACTGTTGAACCCATGACTACTTTGTCACGCAATAGAAAGGGtataaaattaaaattgtaaCAAAACTTGCCTAATTAGGAAAAACTACCTTGAAGATATCACACTTTTTCGTATAGATGACTTTGTGATGATCCTGCTTGTTTAttacaaagaaaaatttaatgtaTCTGTTTCAAGTTATATTCAAATCCATTAAGTTACTCAAATTTATACTTTGATTAACATTTTCTCTACTAACCTACTTTTCGACCATTACTTTACCACTTTCTTCCACTATCTCAAAATGCATATTTTAAACTTCATACCCAGTCAAACACCAGCTAACAGATTGAACCAGAGGGATTAAGCAAAAGCTACTCCAAATACATGGACCTTCTCAGTTCTCACAAAATCACCCTTAGCTATAAAGCGCGTAACTACAAAATAGCACATTTACATTAGAGGACTTCCAACCCAGTTGCACAGATGGATGTATTTATAATGCAATCGGTGCAGGCAGCCTAGCGATACATATGCAGTTGAAATTCCTTACAGTATAAATCATAATAATTCTGAACCCATTGTCAACAAAGAAATAGTGAATATAATATTATACTAACTTCAAATCCTATATCCATCTTAGCTCAGCGTCGAGGACGAATTGTATTAAAGAATGCAATGGGTACGAGCAGCCAACATATAAATACCTACAGTATTTGAAAAATTTCTTGAGGTACGTACTTATACTATGTCCCAAAACATTGTCAACaaagaaatagtaaaaaaaaaaaaaaaggtatgtACTCTGCACCGACCAGCTTCAAATCGTAGATCGAGAAATGGGGAAAGTGACCTGTAGGGAGTTGACGGAGCCACGGTGAGGAGAAATGATATCTTTGTAGTTGGAGAGTTGAAGAGAAGAGACTCGAGACGACTTAATACAATTGCTGAATAAATTAGGGCGAAGCTTCCCAAATTCTCGGTCTGCAATCTCCTTCCACATCTTCCTCGCATCCTTCCCAAACAATTTACTCTTCCCCTATATTCCCAATCTCAACTGTTATAATTTGGATCACACCAATATCTATCCTTATATAATCAGCTCTGATTCAAAAGATTTTTGTTGGCAATAGTATGATCTAGTGATGGAACCAATCTTGGCCTTTGTTGTTTCTTCTGAACATTTCCTCAAACAGTTGGTAggtttatcttcttcttttttttttctggttTTGCCCCCTTTTGCAGAAGTGAGTAGCCCTAGCGCCTGGTAACGAAAAGCCTTAAAGAGAGAAATGAATGGATAAGTATAATACCAGAAAGGCCAAATGATGCCACTATGTCTACGTGGATTTTCGACGACTATTCAACGTGTGACAGGCAATGActattgacttttttttttttccttttctttatttttaactattttgTCCAGGTTTTGGCTTTTGCCAAAATATACGTCATACTTCTATTAAAGTAAATATTGAGTGCGACTAAATTTTTTCCTAGCCGCAGCGACGTATATGCAGCTAGGAATGTGTCTTACATGCTCTTAAGGGAAGGCCAATCCTCATCTAACTATTGGATTGAATTAAGTGGGTGAACAAAAAATAGAGCATATTTGCAGCCACCAAGTCAATCACTTGGAGAACAGGAAACCATGACAGCTGAAAGAGATTGCTATAAGAAAGGCTCTCGAATATGGTATTAGTTATGGATAGAAAAAGggaaagattttttttaattgatcCAAAAATAAGTGGCTACTTCATCGGAGATAGAAGTGACTAGTAAAGACATTTAGAAGCTATCAAGCATGTTTGATTATGTGGAAGTTCTATATATTTCCGGGAGTTTATGTCAGGATCAAAAATAACAAGGCGTCATGCGGAAGCTAACAAAGCATACCTTGATAACAATAAatcaaatgacataaaaaatgTATTAAAAAGAGTTATACTAATTTAATATGGTTTGGTCAAGCGACCTACATCAATTTGCTAatataaaataacaaaaactTATGAGAGAATAAATTTTCTCCCTAAACAAAACTCTTTAAAGACTACATTGTGGATACTATTGTTGTGTTTGAAGGAggaatcctcaatttatagagaTCCACaacattttcctacaagaaaGAGATCTGTTAAATATGGAAGAGATCCATATTTTCCTTTTAGGAAAAGTAAAAtcaattatggaaaattattttcCCTTCCTTCCAGAAAAGGTAAAATTCAAATATGGTAAAAAAATATGGCAAACTCAAACAATTTATGTCGGGAAGCATGTCAGGATAATAGAAAGGGGAAAATATTCaaaagagaaaagcaataaattgcacaagacaagacaaAATTTACGTGATTCGGCGAATATGAATATGCGGCAGGACGGTACCACAAACTGCGCATCGAATTCTTTCTTTCATATTGTGGCAGCCCAAGTTTTTTTTACCCTTCTTTCTTTATGTCTCTTTCTTTCttatctttgtttttttttctttttgacttttcatTTACCCACATGAGTTTATCccatcaatctccccctcaaacatatatacatcaagaaagaaagttcaaaaaaaaagatttattaTTCCCTGATGGCGCCTTCACATTATCAATCTTGAAGATTAACTGAGACAGTGCATAGCCTCAGTTTGTCAACACCTACAACTTTGTTTAACATATGTGACGGATTCTTCAATCATGATATCTTCCGTAGGGAAAGAGTTCTTGCACTTATCAACTCTCGAATATGATTATACCTCGGCTAGATATGCTTCGATCTTGCAAGAAACactggattcttggcaagatgaattgCACTCTGGCTATTGCTGAAAAGCTCACAATTGTCCTGCTATTTACCTATctctttaagaaaattcttgagTCAAATCATCTCTTTTTCAACTTCTGGTATtgccatgtactctgcttcagtggtAGATAGAGCAACACTTTTCTGAAGTCTGGACATCCATCTAACAGTAGTACCACCTAAGATGAACACGTAGCCTGTGGTACTTTTTCGACTATCCATATTGCCGCCTAAATTTGCATCagcaaaaccttgtaagataatattgctCTTTTTAAAACAAAGTTTCATAACTGAGGTGCCTTTGAGATATCGCAATATTCTTTTTACaccttcccaatgttcctttcctgGATCTTACATGTATCTACTAACGACTCCAACTGCATGGGCTATGTCAGGTCTAGTGCAGTCCatagcatacatcaaacttctTACTACTGAAGCATATGGAACTTTGGACATGTACTTCCTTTCTTCCTCTATCTTAGGTAATTGGTCCTTTGACAGATTAAGATGGCTTCCGAGTGGAGTACTGCTTGTCTTTGCATCTTGAAGACAGAACATTCTTAGTACCTTCTATATGTACTTTTCTTGAGATAACTTTAAGGTTTCTTCAGACCTGTTTCTGTTAATCCTCATCCTAAGCATTTTTTAGCtagtcctaagtctttcattttaAAATCTTCTGCTAGTTGTTGCTTAACCTTGTTGATCTCATTTATGCTAGATCCtgcaattagcatatcatcaacaatACAATAGTAAAAATGATATAGGATTCatcaagatttttgatataaCATCAATGGTCCATCTCACACCGTGTAAACCATTGTTATGCATGAATCCATCAATTTTCTTGTACCATTATCAGGGAGCTTGTTTCAAACCGTACAAACTCATTTTCAACTTACACGCAAGGTTTTATTTACCAGAAACTTGAAAACTTCCGATTGTTTCATGTAGATGTCTTCTTCAAGATCACCATACAAAAAAGCAGTTTTAATATTTAGCTTCAGTAAATGCAAATTTCTGCAGCTACGATACTTAGCACCAACCTGGtagtagttaatttgactacAAGAGAGAAGATCTTGGTGTACTCAATTCCTTCCTTCTACTGAAAGCCTTTTATTACTAGTTGTACTTTAtatctcttcttaccatcatgctcttcttTGACCATGTACACCCACTTGTTCTGCAATGCgttctttccttttggtaactcTATAAGTAttcatgttttattcttttgaagagaattcatctcttttttttcatgGCTAACTTCCACTTATAAAAGTTCACCACCTGCATTGATTCACCAAAATTCTCTGGTTCTCCAGCAACAGTCAGAAGTTGATAGTGCgagagagagttaacctatctggAGCATTCGTGACTCTTTTAGATCTCCTTAATGTAGGTTCAAGAGTAACTGATCCCGAATTTGATTCAAGTCCTGACTCCAGATTTGGTTCTGCATTtgattctatctctggttctcgCTTTGATTCCGATCCAGATTTGGCTTCTGGTTCTCGCTTTGATTCCGATCTAGATTTGGCTTCTagttcttcatcttcaatttCAGAATCAATTGTAATCCTTCTAGCCACTTCATTTCCTGAGATTTCTTCTAACTCAAGTGTTTCATATGTCTGTCTGCTGGTGCTGGTTGGTTGTACTCCAAGCTTGTCCTTATACATCACATTTTCATTGAATGTGATATTCTTGTGTCTTAAGATCTTTATATTCTGATTATCCCAAAACTAATAATTAAAATTATCATAATCATGGCCAATAAAGAAATATTTCATGGCTTTAGGATCAAGCTTATCTCTATCAATGGAATTTACATGCACATAAGCAACACAACCAAAAAATTTCAAATGTGAGAAGGTTACCTCATTTCCTGTCCATACCTCCTCAGGAATTTTAAAATTCAGCGGTACAAAGGGTCTCCTGTTTATGAGGTAAGATGTCGTGTGAACAGAGGCCTAAAAATACTTTGGCAATTAAGAATTCTCATACTTCTAGCTTGTTCATTCAGGATTCTGTTCATCCTCTCAGCAATGCCATTTTGTTCCGGTGTTCCAACAACTATCTTGATCATTTTGATCCCATTCTCAAAGCAGAATGCTTTGAACTCTTGACTATCATACTCTCTTTTATTATCAGACTTCAGACATTTTATCTTTAGACTTGTctgattttcaacttcaacatttcatcttttaaaggtaacaaacacatccgatttatttttcaaaaaataaacccAAACCTTTCTCGTGAAATAATTAATGAAGGTGACATAATAGCGTGAGCCTCCCAGAGAAGTTACAGAAGTTTATCCCCAGACATCCATATACACTAGTTTCAGCTTCTCTTTCTTTGGCGTCCTTCCCGCctttgagaaactaactctcttttattttccgTAAATGCAATCTTTGCATAAACCTAATTCAACATGCTTGAGGTTTGGCAACTTTATTTTAGATGCCAACAACTTCattcccttctcactcatatgccCGAGCCTCCTGTGCCACAATGTTGTGTCACGACCATGGTCAATTACTGTTATAGTATCTCTCTATATCTAAAGGTTTGTCGTCTCCTAGATAAACCTTTCCAAATTTTCCAACCatataattatgcaataattctttgcatgaggtagagtgaaaggatgcacctaagtccaaaatacaaGATTCGACTGCATTATCTGCACAACAAATTAGTGCATCGCCTATGTGTTTAGCAATTATATTTGCTGAATTTTCATCCTTCTTCTTATTTGGTTCTCTATACTGACTACTGTAGTGACCCTTTTTATCGCAATTCTAACAAGTATGTCTTTGCGATTTTTGGATTTCcctcttctccttgactttgatCTGCCACGACCATGACTTTGTCCTCTTTGCCTACTTCTCCCCCTGCTTTTGGTATTAAAAGCAGATCCTGTGAAATCACTTGATTCTCTCTGGTGAATATCTtcgcttagaaccaagtctctaatATCATCCAATTTGACTTTGGTACTTCCCGATGAACTGCTAATTGTAGTTACTATTGCAGACCAATTCTTCGGTAGATATGATAGTAGAATCAACGCCCTAACTTCTTCATTGAATATTATATTAACAAAACTCAATTGaattaatattatattaaactcATTAATATTTTCCGCAACAGATCCACCGTTTGTCATCTTCAAGTCGAACAATTGATGTatcaaatagactttatttgaagcaGATGACTTCTCGTACATATTTGGTAACACCTTTATCAGACCTGTAGTGATCTTCTTGTTAATGATGTTGAATTCTATATTTTGTATTAGCGTCAAAACGAATCACACCAAGAGCTTAGCGATCTAATAGATCCCAATCCGCTTTGACCATATTCTCTGGTTTTACCCCGATCAAAGGTAAGTGTAAATTTTTCTGGTACAAATAATCTTCTATCTGCattttccaaaatccaaaatctttgtcattgaacttgtcaatcttaACCTTCCCTTCTTCCGAAGCCATTTCTTCTCACAAAacatattttttatgtgaatAGTAACCGTGAATAGTACTATGTGTCAGAAAAAATGTCTCAACCGTATAAGGTAGACAACACTCACTATTGGTGCACAATATTATCACTATTAATAAATAGTATTGCACTATTATGAATAGTGTTAGTATCAATAAGCAATAGTGCCgcactattcttgtgaatagtaCACTGCACCAATACCGTACTTTTTTGCCAGAGTTACACTATTTGTactttgataccaattgttggAAATCGTGTCAGGctaatagaaggaaaaaaatatttaaaagagaaaaccaataaattgcacaagacaatATTTACGTGGTTCAATAATTTTTGCATACTCCATGGCTACACAAAGAATAGCTCTTTATTAattaaagagaaagaagaagttgtaGGGATTACAACTCAAGAAGATGAtgcctatttataggcagaaCGTCTGCTAAAAAAACATTCTAGCGAATGTGAATACGCGGCAGGACGGTATCACAAATTGCGTACAAAGTTCTTTCTTTCATATTGTGGCAGCCCAAGTTTTCTGACccttctatcacgacccaaaaacatACCGCAtgcgtcgtgatggaacctagtctctaagactaggtaagtcgattactAACAACGATTAGACAAATTTTTAACAATAATAATTTGAAACATGGTCTAATATGAATACTGAAACAAAAGCATAATAAGACTACGCGGTAATAATCGTAACAACCTCTCAAGAtttggtaatacagagtcacgaactctagctaaGTACATAGAAATAACTCAAAGatcaaaatacaatattgttcaaataacaagctgacagtaaaatgaaaggaaagaactccaagggactgcgacaaccaagcagctctacctcgaATCCTCGTGACTAATATGCTAACTATGCCGAGTCAGATATCTCCAACACccagctctgcacaaaaatgtgcagaagtgtagtatgagtacaccacggtcagtacccagtaagtatcaagattaacctcggtagagtagtgacgagatacaagttaagacactcactaggcaaaataacatgtgcagtatagaagtataaagctaataatgaaagcagaaatcagtaaatggcaacaagaatcaacaagtgatataaacagtaacaCAATAAAAACACCGTGAAGTATCGTTAAAACCAAATAAGTAACACAAaggacaaccaattaatcaagatgttctaacacaagttttacaaaaaattcactctgtgatacctcatttcataatcacaagtcacgggtctcaacccaccatcatatGCTCACGGCACATTGTGCCCACATTTCAAATCACAactacatggacaactcacgagCCAATATCTCAATTCACCTGGCATGATCGCGGGATTACATTCACAAtccgcctggcgtggtcacaggctcaatatcaataTGGAAACCGATAATACAAGAGTACATGGGCATGattaataaatgtcaagtttcatattCTTGAGCTAGTGGCATGTTACAGTGTATATTTGTGTGAGTGTACTACTGTAGCCTAAGTCAACAAGTAATGTTAAAGACATCGAGAAGCTCATTGAAGCAACACAACAAATCGCATACGGTGTATGACATATACAAGGAAAGGTACATCATCACACGAAATTCACCAACACAATGTCCTCaagccatcacacatcatccttGACATTttcacccttatctctccgatagccacctgtatcgctccgccctgacaatatcattagccactTGTATCACTCCGATAGACACCCAtatcactccgtataatagccacccttatcactccgccaggataataacacaatagccactcgTATCACTTTGTACATTTAACAATAGTGAGATGCCACTCGcataacaacaacggtgaaatgccacccttatatcgcgcataacaacaaccaaccacacaacaattcacatgtgctaacatcacaaTAACACGACATATCAACTTGTATCACAAGTTCCCATAGGCCATAACTTTTCCAAAgatccaacaatatcaatattttcacaacaaatagcccacgactcaacacaatgtgtatagaatctcaataacaataaAATGAATGGGAAAATAATTTAACAAGGAGTAACACCCCCTTTAAACacaaattcaattaaaatagattaatgactttaGATAATCTCAATCCCAATTAATTATTTAAGGATAAACTCAATAGTGAAAGTAT contains:
- the LOC107816950 gene encoding WD repeat-containing protein ATCSA-1 isoform X1, translating into MRGRCGRRLQTENLGSFALIYSAIVLSRLESLLFNSPTTKISFLLTVAPSTPYRSLSPFLDLRFEAEGRYLLSSASDASVAVYDVQRATDYDGSGLIAKHKPIVVVDKQHEQGHKYAISTAIWYPIDTGLFITGSYDHYINVWDTNTTQVAVNFKMPGKVHKTAMSPVATSHMLIAAGTEDVQVRLCDISSGAFAHTLSGHRDGVMSVEWSASSEWVLVTGGCDGAIRFWDIRRAGCFRVLDQSHSQLGRRPTLLTRSVTNKSSTLKSSSVGPSSSAKGRPSHKKMGNGMSIKQSAIARQVRGAGKQRLHPGMLSSQDRATAHYGAVNGLKVTNDGMYLLSAGSDSRLRLWDIESGCNTLVNFETSRLQATKAIQLAISHDSKLVFAPCMSTTKAFDLWSGKTMMDLRGHYENVNCCLYSALDQELYTGGNDRKILVWSSSKVATEELEGRDGQAFAIDQDNWSD
- the LOC107816950 gene encoding WD repeat-containing protein ATCSA-1 isoform X2, producing the protein MWKEIADREFGKLRPNLFSNCIKSSRVSSLQLSNYKDIISPHRGSVNSLQVDLTEGRYLLSSASDASVAVYDVQRATDYDGSGLIAKHKPIVVVDKQHEQGHKYAISTAIWYPIDTGLFITGSYDHYINVWDTNTTQVAVNFKMPGKVHKTAMSPVATSHMLIAAGTEDVQVRLCDISSGAFAHTLSGHRDGVMSVEWSASSEWVLVTGGCDGAIRFWDIRRAGCFRVLDQSHSQLGRRPTLLTRSVTNKSSTLKSSSVGPSSSAKGRPSHKKMGNGMSIKQSAIARQVRGAGKQRLHPGMLSSQDRATAHYGAVNGLKVTNDGMYLLSAGSDSRLRLWDIESGCNTLVNFETSRLQATKAIQLAISHDSKLVFAPCMSTTKAFDLWSGKTMMDLRGHYENVNCCLYSALDQELYTGGNDRKILVWSSSKVATEELEGRDGQAFAIDQDNWSD